From Rutidosis leptorrhynchoides isolate AG116_Rl617_1_P2 unplaced genomic scaffold, CSIRO_AGI_Rlap_v1 contig95, whole genome shotgun sequence, one genomic window encodes:
- the LOC139885310 gene encoding major allergen Pru ar 1-like, which yields MGVFTFENETTTPIAPARMFKAMAVETDKLSAKVAPQIIKSTEIIEGNGGAGTIKKITFQEGPKEGYMKHRIDSIDKDNLTYNYSVIEGDFMNDKIEKISHENKIVASPDGGSILKLKTTIYTVDGADVSEDVLKGGQAKGEGMFKAIEAYLLANPNECN from the exons atgGGTGTTTTTACTTTCGAAAATGAGACCACTACTCCCATCGCTCCCGCTAGAATGTTCAAAGCGATGGCCGTCGAAACCGATAAACTCTCAGCTAAGGTTGCACCTCAGATCATCAAAAGTACCGAGATCATCGAAGGGAATGGAGGAGCCGGAACCATAAAAAAGATTACTTTTCAAGAAG GCCCAAAAGAAGGTTATATGAAGCATAGGATCGATTCTATTGATAAGGATAACCTGACATACAACTATAGCGTAATCGAAGGAGATTTTATGAATGACAAGATTGAGAAAATATCTCACGAGAACAAGATTGTAGCTTCCCCTGATGGAGGTTCCATCTTGAAGTTGAAGACCACTATTTACACCGTTGATGGTGCTGATGTATCCGAAGATGTTTTGAAGGGCGGTCAAGCAAAGGGTGAAGGCATGTTCAAGGCCATTGAAGCTTATCTCTTGGCCAATCCTAATGAATGCAACTAA